TGTGGTCACCGAGATATATTTCACACATCAGAAATTTAAAGGTTCCTGGTCCTAAAAACTTTTAAATTGAGATTCGGGATATATTGAATTAGTTGGCTATATATCCTCAACATGGAACTTCCGTTAATAGAGTTAGGAGGAGTGTACAAAATGAAAGTCTTTATGTTCAATCCCCCCACTGGCCTTTATATCCGTGGGGAAGATAGATGTCAAGTTCCGGTTAAAGGTCTTACTGCAACGGCTCCAAGGCCTCCCATAGACTTTGCTCAGATTGCAGGGATACTTAAAGAATGGTACGGAGTTCGAGATATATATATCAAAGATTACCCCGTGGAGGGGGGCACGTTTAAGGATCTATATGCGGACTTTAACCGGATACAGCCTGATTATGTGATCATATCAACTACGACCCCAACGATTTTAAAGGATGCTCAACTTGTAAAACAGCTTAAGGAAGATTTTCCAGAGACCATATTCGTCCTTAAGGGGGCACATTTCTATACAACTGGGGAAGATATAATCTCCAGATACCAGGTGGATTTTGCTGTTTATGGGGAGACGGATATTGTTGCTTCTGAGCTAATTGGCAAATTAGAAAATGGCGTATCCCCTTATAATATAAGGGGGATAATATTTTATGATCACAATGCACAACGAGCTGTTAGAACACCACCCAGAGAGTTCTTTGAGCCGTTAGATGATCTTCCTTTTCCAGATCGATCTCTTTTAAGAAACGAACTGTACATACGTCCAGATACAGGAGAACCTCAAACCACGATACAATCTCACAGAGGTTGTCCCTTCAAGTGTACATACTGCCTTTCTCGTGTTGTATATGGGAATAAAGTTAGATTTAGGAGCCCTCAGAATGTTGTAGATGAAATAGAACATGTATATGAGAAATTTGGAATTAGGAACTTCTTTTTTAGAGCTGATACATTCACAATTAACAAAAAATGGGTGATTGAGTTATCGAAGGAGATTATTGAAAGGGGTCTACACGAGAAAATCCAGTGGGTTACGAATTCAAGAGTAGATACTATAGATGAGGAACGTGTTAAATGGATGAAAAAAGCAGGTTGTTGGTTAGTCTCTCTGGGAATTGAAAGTGGAAACCAGGAGATCCTTAACAGAATTAAAAAAGGAATAACCTTGGATCAAGCAAGAAACGCAGTGAAAATTTTAAAGGAGCATGGTATAAAAACATACCTGTTTTTTATGCTTGGTTTCCCCTGGGAGTCAAGAAAAGAGGTTGAAGAAACGATTCAGTTTGCAAAAGAACTGGATGGTGATTTTTACGAGTTCCATGTGTTGGTTCCATTTCCAGGTACAGAAATATACGATGAAATTGTTAAACTCGGTCTTTTAGTAGTTGATGATTTGACCGGATACGACCATTCAAAACCAGCAATACGAACACTTCACCTAACCCCTGAGGAGATAGAAGAGCTTAGAGAAAGAGCTATCCGTGAGACCTATCTATCGACCAGATATCTCAAGAAAAAAGCTATCGAGATGCTAAAGCAGCCTAGGTTAATATTACCTTATGCAAAATATGGCCTTAGACTACTAAAGCTCTAATTGGGGGTTAATCTTATGAATGACAAATATTACCCCATTATAAGCCCAGTACTCATTGGCCTTTCAATTGGGGGGTCTTTTTGTCTTTATTGTTTAAAAACTTGTGAGAAGTGTACCCGGGGGTAGTGGTATATGTCCCAAAGAAACGCTAAATCCCTACTGAAAGGAACTGTGCTAATTATGAGGCCTGCTCAATGGTACAAAAATACCGTGATATTCCTACCCATTTTGTTTTCGGGAAATCTATTTAATTCTAAAGACGTTGCTTTGGTCATTGCAACATTCCTAGCTTTCTGTTTACTGTCAAGCACGGTGTATATTATAAACGACCTGAGGGATTTTGAAGTAGATAGATTTCATCCAAAAAAAAGAAAAAGACCTCTTCCTTCAGGTATGATATCTAGATCCTATGCTAAAGGGCTAGTAATATTATTGGGTGGAGTATCAATGTTTGTCCTTTTTGGACTATCTAGTAACGTAGCTTTAGTTGGTGTGTTGTATTTACTTTTGAATATAATGTACTCTTATTTTTTAAAAAGGCTTTTCTTGATAGATGTAATAGCTATATCGATTGGGTACCTGCTGAGAACAATAGCAGGCGCACAAGTTATAGATGTCCCAGTCTCAAACTGGTTGGTCTTCTCGGTTTTTCAAGTTGCATTGATTTTGGCATTCCATAAAAGAAGATGCGAATTAAACGTACCGAGCTCTATTAAACATAGGAATACTCTAGGAGAGTACACCCCAGGATTGATAATAAACCTAAGTACCATGACCACGGCATCTTTGGTAGTGACTTATCTGATATATATCAATGAGGTTAATCCCAAATTGGTTTTTACGATTCCGCTAGTGTTCTATGGTGTATTTCGACTTGAATATCTCCTCATAAAGTGTGAAACTGATTTTGAACCACAGTACCTCCGAGATATGCCTCTCATTGCGACTTTGATATCTTGGGTTGTACTAGTAGTGATAAGCTTGTATCTACTGTAGCAGTAGAATTAGAAGTCCAAATACGGGGGCTGATAATATATCCTCAAGTCTACGAATCGTTGTTCCATTTTCATTGTTATCTCCCCTTGACTCCATAAATTTTTTATATAACTCCTTTTTGGGTACATGGGAGGTATAATATGAGGGTAAAAACTACATACTCTGTTTGGGGTCTTATACTCTCATATTCTGTACTTCTATCCATTATAGCCGTTAATAGACATTATACTTTCAGAACCAATGCTTATGATCTGGGCATATTTATGCAGGCAATATGGTCCACAGCGAACGGGTTCAGGGTTTTATATAATACCATTGAAGAATATCAGGTTTGTGTAACAACTCACCTCGGGGTACATTTTTCTCCAATTCTACTTGTTCTGGTTCCGATATATAAGGTGTTTCCCCATGCTGAGACGCTGTTAATCATCCAAACTTTTGTGATTGCATTATCAGCATACCCCTTATTTTTGTTATCAAAAAAAGTACTACATAGTGAGAGGTTATCCTTGGCGATTGTAGTTCTATATTTAATGAATTCATTACTGCATGGCATAAATGGTTACGATTTTCATGCGACGCCCTTTGCGCTTCCATTCATATTTATGACTGCATTATATTTTGAGAGGGGAGAATATCGCAAGGCATTGGTTTCTTCGTTCTTTGTACTCCTTGTAAAGGAAGATGCTGGGTTATCTATCCTGTCCCTCAGCATGTTCTATTTATTGAGAAACTCCAAGCTGTTTTCCCTTCAAACTTACAAGTCACTATTTGAGAAGATACTCACCAACAAACTTCATCCTTCCGAGAAGACAGCCCTAATCATGGGTGTTCTTGCAACATCGTGGGTTTTAATCTCATGGAGGGTCATAATCCCTCATATAGCAGGTGTCCATATAACTTCCGCAGTCTATTATGCCAGATTTCCATGTGTAGAATACATCCCCATGAAAATACTGTACTTCATTGTTGCAAATTTGACCCTTGGATTGTTAACATTCTTGCGTCCTAAGTACACGTTTTTATTAACGTTCGCCCCCTGGCTGGAAATTCTGCTATCTTGCGAGAAAAACCTGTTCAGGATTGGATTTCAGTATCCATACATGATACTCCCCTTATCTTTGATTTCAGTTATTTACACGATTAGAGAGCTTCAAAGTAATAACCTTAAGAAGGTGTTCGCTGTTAGCGTCCTTGTGGGTATTTTATTCTCTATTTTAACAACTCCCATTCTTCCTTTGGATAATGAAATTAAAAAGGACCTTCTGGTACCGCCTCATTATTACCAACCTATTACCCATCACGATCGATTGTTACTCGATATTATTAAGGTAGTAGACAGCACAAACTTTTCGGTCCTCACCCAAAACGATATTTTTCCACATCTTGCAAATAGGATTAGCACCTATGTAATTTGGAGTTCATATTGCGGGAACACCTTACCTAAGACAGACATTATACTTTTGGACAATACTCTACTTTACTCGGTGTATAACTACCGCATAAAAGATCATCTTAGAGCCTACACTAAGGTTTATGAAAACGATGGTATCGAGGTCTGGATAAGAAACGACGTCCTTGAAACATCTCAGGCCACGGAGCTGGTTAGGAAACTTCAAAGCTTAGAGCGCAATGGAAAAGGTTTTTAATATTTCTCGTGAAAATTAGTGGGTGTTAACATGAAAAAAGGGCAGGGTAGCATTGAATACCTTGTAATGGTCACCGTAGCGTTGATACTACTTGCACTTGTATTCCACTACGTCTATACGTCCTCGAAGGGCGTCCCTATAACGGGGATTACTTACATTGATCCCGAACTTTCCCCTGAGAAACCTGGATACGATCATCCCGTGACTTGGGTGGTCTATAAATATCCTTTAGGGTGTGAGGCGACGAAGAACTGTGACTTCTACGTATCCGTTAACCTGCATTACTATCCGGATACGGGGAAATACCGTTTCTGGGTCTATGCAAATGGAGATTCCGCCGACACCAAAAAGATAAGAGTGCGCCTGTGCAACGGTGCAACCGGTGAGTGGAACTTTCCAGAGGACAAAGGCAAAAATAAAATAAACGGTGTCTACCTCCATGAGGATGACTTCCCATGTGCGCTCTCCATCATGGCGTGGAGGAGATGAGATGAAGGACAGAAAAAAGAGTGTGATGTTCCTTTCAGTTATCCTGTCCTATTATCTCGTGACCCGCCTCTGGGGAATCTCGTCTGCTATGAACGAGTATTTCGACTACGACGAGGGCACATACCTCATGATAGCCAGGTTCATCAACCACGGAGTGCTGCCTTACCGCGATATTTACGCGGTTCATCCACCTTTTTATTATTACCTTCTCGCCCTCTGGCTCCGCATTTTTGGAGACAGTTACGTCGTTGGAAGGCTCCTCTCCGTTTTTCTGGGACTTCTGGCTGTTCTAGTTGCTTACCTTGTAGGTAGAGAGCTTCGCGATTGGAAAACTGGAGTTCTCTTCTCGGCCGTTGTTGTTATGGATCCCATAATGGTTCACATGAACGGCCTCGTGTTTCACGAGACCACGATTGAGCTTTTCACTATGCTTTCCCTCTACTACTTCGTCAGATACGTAAAGCATAGAAACAGAAAGGATGCCCTCTGGTCACTCTTCTGGGTGGGAGTTGGAAGCACTTCCAAGTTCACGATACTACCCTATGCAGCTGCCCTTTACGTTGTTCTCATGCTCCTAATTGATGCCGAGACCGAATCCTACCTCGATGGCCTCGGCAGGGTTCTGCTCAACAGGGTTCAGGTTTTTCTTGTTCTTGTTGCCTACGGTATAATGTCCCTCCTCGTCGTGGGCGCGGTAATGCTTTACCCATCAGATGAGCTGAGACGCATCTTTATACTCCCCGGGGTGCATGGAATAGACGTTGTTGGGCACATCATTCCGGCTGGAATCTTTTTGGTAATCTGGGGCTTTCTGACCCTTTACGTCTTCAGGATATCTTACCTCAGAAAACTTGTGCGCTCTGTCCATCTGATTCTCAGGAACTTAAGAACAGCCCTTCAGTACCTTTTGGCTTTCCTGCTCCCCAAAGTTGTGATAGAGGGCATCCTGGGATTCGGTGTGAGTGGGGACTACCTTAACCAGACATATCTTGCCCAGGGTTCCAGGTATATTCCCTTAGCGGGGTTCTTTGACCTTTTCGCGGGTATTATTGAGGACTTCACGAACGAAAAGCCGGACTTCATTGTTTTTTACGTTCCCCTAATCTTTATCTTCACGGTTCTGCTCTTTTACTTCGGCAGAGGGGAGAAGCTAGAAAGGCCGTCTGTTGCAGGCCCTCTCTTAATTGTCTCCTCCGTTATGTACCTTCTCGCTTTCCCCGTAATTCCGAACATGAGGTTCCTCTATCCGATGGTGCTGACGGTATACCTGGCGTTTTTTGAATCTCTCCCGGACAGGCTTGAGAGGAAGAAGCTCATTGCTCTAGCTTTTGCAATTGCTCTGGTTTTTGGGGTAGCTGATTATGGGGTCGCCTACAACTACCGGAATGGAAAACTGCTCATCGCCTGGGCGGGCCACAGTAAAGACCTCAGGGACGATCTTGGCGAGTACATTCGAAACACAAACCTGCACGGGACGTATCTCTCGATTAACCCCTTTAACGCCTACTACCTACACCTCGGGATCGATCCGTACTGCCTTGACACCTTTGGGATCGTCTATATGGGGAACTCCAGCCGGCTTTGGGAGACCGCGAATAAAAGCGATTACATGCTTTTCAGCACGTGGATGTACGCAATAAGCAGGGAATCCAAAGTTTTTGAGAAAACCTTTGGAAAACTGAAGGAACGCGCAGTCGTGAACGGCTCGCTCCTCTACGCCGAGAGCTACGGCAAAAGAGACGTCATAGAGCTCTTCAGCAACTCCGGGGAGAAATCTCACGTGATAGGGTTTTCTTCCTTCCGCGGGAAGCTCCAGCTGTGGGTAAATGGGAGTGAGGTTGCCTACGTCTATCCTTCAGTCGGCAACGTCTCATACTCGTGGAGGGCAACCATCAAGAGGAACCCCAACGGAGAGTACGACCTCGTTTATTACTCCAAGGATGGGAATTCAATTGCAGTTCGTCTTTCCCGGGATGGAAATTCTCTAACGCTGTCTTTCCCTGTGGTTGTGAACCTGACTATAGAGTTTAAGGAGAATGCGGTGGCCATTCAGGACGGAAAGCTCCTCAGGGAAGGCACCCGGGGCAAGTTTGAGATTTTCTATCCCGAAGGGAGCTTTTCAGTGGAAGGCAATGGCACGATAATGGTGGTAACTTCATCAAAAGTTGTTCTACAATGCAGAGGGGTCAGAATTGAGGCGGAAAATTAATCAGCTGGAGTCCAGGCTTGAAGAGATTTCACTCCTTATTTTTTCGTTAAAGCGGTCTTCAGAAGACGAGAGGAAATCCGCAAGATTTTCGTGTTGCCGCTTAGCTACCCTTAAGTTGTAGATACTCCACGCAAGGATAATCAGAACCAGTGTCATAATAAGGAGGTATTCCACCGCTCCCTGGGCCCTTAGTCTTCCCATAACTTTGCCCCCAATACAAGAAAAGAAAAAGCAACTCGAAGTTATCATCAGTCGCTGAGAGCTTCG
The sequence above is drawn from the Thermococcus pacificus genome and encodes:
- a CDS encoding DUF2079 domain-containing protein produces the protein MRVKTTYSVWGLILSYSVLLSIIAVNRHYTFRTNAYDLGIFMQAIWSTANGFRVLYNTIEEYQVCVTTHLGVHFSPILLVLVPIYKVFPHAETLLIIQTFVIALSAYPLFLLSKKVLHSERLSLAIVVLYLMNSLLHGINGYDFHATPFALPFIFMTALYFERGEYRKALVSSFFVLLVKEDAGLSILSLSMFYLLRNSKLFSLQTYKSLFEKILTNKLHPSEKTALIMGVLATSWVLISWRVIIPHIAGVHITSAVYYARFPCVEYIPMKILYFIVANLTLGLLTFLRPKYTFLLTFAPWLEILLSCEKNLFRIGFQYPYMILPLSLISVIYTIRELQSNNLKKVFAVSVLVGILFSILTTPILPLDNEIKKDLLVPPHYYQPITHHDRLLLDIIKVVDSTNFSVLTQNDIFPHLANRISTYVIWSSYCGNTLPKTDIILLDNTLLYSVYNYRIKDHLRAYTKVYENDGIEVWIRNDVLETSQATELVRKLQSLERNGKGF
- a CDS encoding UbiA family prenyltransferase, yielding MRPAQWYKNTVIFLPILFSGNLFNSKDVALVIATFLAFCLLSSTVYIINDLRDFEVDRFHPKKRKRPLPSGMISRSYAKGLVILLGGVSMFVLFGLSSNVALVGVLYLLLNIMYSYFLKRLFLIDVIAISIGYLLRTIAGAQVIDVPVSNWLVFSVFQVALILAFHKRRCELNVPSSIKHRNTLGEYTPGLIINLSTMTTASLVVTYLIYINEVNPKLVFTIPLVFYGVFRLEYLLIKCETDFEPQYLRDMPLIATLISWVVLVVISLYLL
- a CDS encoding B12-binding domain-containing radical SAM protein encodes the protein MKVFMFNPPTGLYIRGEDRCQVPVKGLTATAPRPPIDFAQIAGILKEWYGVRDIYIKDYPVEGGTFKDLYADFNRIQPDYVIISTTTPTILKDAQLVKQLKEDFPETIFVLKGAHFYTTGEDIISRYQVDFAVYGETDIVASELIGKLENGVSPYNIRGIIFYDHNAQRAVRTPPREFFEPLDDLPFPDRSLLRNELYIRPDTGEPQTTIQSHRGCPFKCTYCLSRVVYGNKVRFRSPQNVVDEIEHVYEKFGIRNFFFRADTFTINKKWVIELSKEIIERGLHEKIQWVTNSRVDTIDEERVKWMKKAGCWLVSLGIESGNQEILNRIKKGITLDQARNAVKILKEHGIKTYLFFMLGFPWESRKEVEETIQFAKELDGDFYEFHVLVPFPGTEIYDEIVKLGLLVVDDLTGYDHSKPAIRTLHLTPEEIEELRERAIRETYLSTRYLKKKAIEMLKQPRLILPYAKYGLRLLKL
- a CDS encoding class III signal peptide-containing protein; this translates as MGVNMKKGQGSIEYLVMVTVALILLALVFHYVYTSSKGVPITGITYIDPELSPEKPGYDHPVTWVVYKYPLGCEATKNCDFYVSVNLHYYPDTGKYRFWVYANGDSADTKKIRVRLCNGATGEWNFPEDKGKNKINGVYLHEDDFPCALSIMAWRR
- a CDS encoding glycosyltransferase family 39 protein; the protein is MKDRKKSVMFLSVILSYYLVTRLWGISSAMNEYFDYDEGTYLMIARFINHGVLPYRDIYAVHPPFYYYLLALWLRIFGDSYVVGRLLSVFLGLLAVLVAYLVGRELRDWKTGVLFSAVVVMDPIMVHMNGLVFHETTIELFTMLSLYYFVRYVKHRNRKDALWSLFWVGVGSTSKFTILPYAAALYVVLMLLIDAETESYLDGLGRVLLNRVQVFLVLVAYGIMSLLVVGAVMLYPSDELRRIFILPGVHGIDVVGHIIPAGIFLVIWGFLTLYVFRISYLRKLVRSVHLILRNLRTALQYLLAFLLPKVVIEGILGFGVSGDYLNQTYLAQGSRYIPLAGFFDLFAGIIEDFTNEKPDFIVFYVPLIFIFTVLLFYFGRGEKLERPSVAGPLLIVSSVMYLLAFPVIPNMRFLYPMVLTVYLAFFESLPDRLERKKLIALAFAIALVFGVADYGVAYNYRNGKLLIAWAGHSKDLRDDLGEYIRNTNLHGTYLSINPFNAYYLHLGIDPYCLDTFGIVYMGNSSRLWETANKSDYMLFSTWMYAISRESKVFEKTFGKLKERAVVNGSLLYAESYGKRDVIELFSNSGEKSHVIGFSSFRGKLQLWVNGSEVAYVYPSVGNVSYSWRATIKRNPNGEYDLVYYSKDGNSIAVRLSRDGNSLTLSFPVVVNLTIEFKENAVAIQDGKLLREGTRGKFEIFYPEGSFSVEGNGTIMVVTSSKVVLQCRGVRIEAEN
- a CDS encoding class III signal peptide-containing protein encodes the protein MGRLRAQGAVEYLLIMTLVLIILAWSIYNLRVAKRQHENLADFLSSSEDRFNEKIRSEISSSLDSS